GACAATTTGGGTATTTTTTTATGACTCAATGATAAAATAATCCTATCTTAAAATGCAGCTAGGAGGAGTCATGAGGAAAGATATTTTAAATGAAATTAATTTTTTGAGAAAGGAAGGGAAAATAGTGATTAATAAGTCAGAATTGGCTAGACGATTAGGATGTAATCGTAAAACTGTTGCCAAATATTTAAATGAAAGTTGTTGTATTAGCGATAAATCGAATAATCGAGAATATACATCTAAATTAGATAATTTTAAACCAATTATTATCGAAAAGGTTGATTGTTATGGGGCAAGTGCGAAATCTGTTTATGACTTTATCGTAAAAAATGGGTTTTCAGGAAAATATGGAATTGTTAAAAAATTTGTAAAAGAGTATAGGAATGAAAATAGAAATACAGCGACAATTAGATTTGAAACTTCTCCTGGACTTCAAGCGCAAGTAGATTGGAAAGAAAATTTTAAACTCTTAAATAAGAACAATGAAATCTTTGAAATTAATATTTTCTTAATTGTATTGGGATATTCTAGGCTTAAATATATTCAACTTACAAGTAATCGAAATCAAAAAACTTTGTTTGATTGTTTAGTAAATTCATTTAAATATTTTAAAGGTATTCCTAAAGAAATTCTTTTTGATAATATGTCTACAGTTGTAGATCGAAAAGTATCTACATTCAAAACAATTACTCTCAATGATAAATTTAAGCATTTTTCAAAAGAAATTGGTTTTACGCCAGTTCTTTGCAGGCCATACAGACCTCAAACCAAAGGAAAAGTTGAAGCGCTTGCTAAACTAATGGACCGTTTAAAAGTTTACAATAAAGAGTTCAATACCTTTGATGATATTAATAATATTA
The Candidatus Cetobacterium colombiensis genome window above contains:
- the istA gene encoding IS21 family transposase, which produces MRKDILNEINFLRKEGKIVINKSELARRLGCNRKTVAKYLNESCCISDKSNNREYTSKLDNFKPIIIEKVDCYGASAKSVYDFIVKNGFSGKYGIVKKFVKEYRNENRNTATIRFETSPGLQAQVDWKENFKLLNKNNEIFEINIFLIVLGYSRLKYIQLTSNRNQKTLFDCLVNSFKYFKGIPKEILFDNMSTVVDRKVSTFKTITLNDKFKHFSKEIGFTPVLCRPYRPQTKGKVEALAKLMDRLKVYNKEFNTFDDINNIIKAFNEDINNEIISGLFESPNNRYQREKEYLIPLPSDETLAPFIAKYKDYKVSKESLILFNGQKYSVPTLL